ttttgttcttttacaCAATATACTGCAAAAATTGTTGAAATTGTACTCGATTTTCTGGAATTATTACTTTCCATAAGATGTCCTTGAAAAAGGCTGGCGACCAATCATCCCTTTATTCCAATTGTGATGATATAGCAATTTTTTTCAGCCCAGTTTTGTTATGCATCAATGGTCTTGCTTTCATCAGTTGAAAATTCTTTTCAGCTAGTATTCGGGTTGAAAGGACCTTATGCTAAAGATTGCAGGAACTTTAACATGGGTTTTTCTTAGATGCAATTGGCATTGTGCCAACAGGGTAGAGTTTgcagtaatatatattaatcactGTTCTTTTACAATTAAAAGCGTTGATTGGAGGAGCTTCACTTTCATCTAAATTtcgtttatttttaataatcatcATTCTGCTTTGATGAATCTATCTCTTGCGTTTTCATTTTATTGAAGGTTGAAAATTTGTCTGGAATTGCGTAGGTGTTATACTGTTGCATTACTTGAGGACAGAAAGTATGCTACCTTGGCTCCATTTGGTGGCTTTGCATTTATTGCTGCTTGGGCAAGCTTGCTTTTCTGAGGAAGGAACTTCCTGAAATAGAGAGAGAAGCCTGTATCTTTCTCTGTGTTGTGCCTGTGGCATTTATGATTCAATTGCTGCAATTTGTTTGATGCCGTgtaaattaaagaaatgatTCTTGATAGTTGATGAGAGATCCTGGCATGGCCTGGTGAGTTTTCATGTTGGCATTGTTTATCATCATTCATCACAGAATTGCTCGAGCAGAGGAACATTCATTATATTGTGATGGTTGTTGAAAAAAATTTGTAGGTAAGTAATTGAAAGTAGAAATCAACAAGGCACTTGCCAACGTAAGAATTTCTGCAATTAGCTACACTTTCATAATCGTTTGTGAAATCTCTTGGCTTCTTCTCGTGAGAAAACCCAGATCTGCTACAGTTCTAGAAATCTAACAAAATTTCATGCAAAAACATGTGGGAAATGCTAAACTTGATGTTAATTCTTCTGCTCGCCTTTGAGAATCAGGGAAAAAATTCATAGTGGCAAGAGTTATGACCTGCAAGTAAAATTTCATTAACCAAAGAAAACTCGGAACAAAGAAAGGGAAATtctcaaaagaaattatgtaTTGAATGACAATCTAATTATGAGCCTACATAACCATTGCGGACTGTGTGTAGGGTTATAATTGGTCTGCAATCCCATACCATGAAATCACTATAACTTCTTTTTTCCCCAAAGAAAGGTAGACCAATATACAGCTGTTAGTAGTTAAAAGGTACCCTGATCAAGTGCCCACATGTGATGATAACAGAATATGTTTtctaaagaaacaaaataactTTTCTGCGTGATTAGAGGCAAGTTTGACACTGCTGGTAGTATAACAGAGTCAGCAGGCCTTTGCTACTCGGCCAATCTCCTAGGCATATACTTTTGTAGGCACATGGACTTGTCTGATTTTacgttttatttatttgttctgCATTGCTTGTTCAATTTGATAATCATTTACATGTATCAGtgactattattattattattattatcttctCCTCTACCAGACTTCATGCATCAGTGATTGGGCTACGAGAGACGATTTATAATCAGTATAAATGATGTTATCTGCAACACTAGAAACAGCTTAAGCTTAAAAATGGGCTTTAAGCTCAGTATCTGAATGTTTATACCACAAGCacagaaataaagaaaataatagaaataatgaGGTTAGGAAGCTTTGTTTTAGTAGAGCTAGCTTACTAGGATCAAGCTCAGTAATCATGGCAGCTCCTTTGAAGTAGCAAGATCCACTTTTGTGCTTGAATTTCTGAAAGTAGCTATTGAAAGCATAAGAAGCATGGTCCCTTACAGTATTTGGAAAGTAGCAGGGCTTATTCACTTGAATCATACTGCAATCTGCACCACCTCTCCCACATGCCCAATCCAATGCCATTTGCAACTCTCCATCTGGGGTCTGCTCATCTGCTATGCACCATTGCTCCAACTGCccatctaatattaaaatgtatcAAAATATAGTAACACGTGTCAAAACAGCAAACAACTCTGGTTTATGAAAAATCTGCAAGAAAAGCACTTCGAATTGTTTGATTCGTTGCCCAGAGATGGGTTTTTATGTAGTGGCAACAGCCAAAGcaggggaaaaaagaaaagaaaaaagaaagcagcAAATGTGCTCTATATGATGTCAATATAGATGCATGCTTACCTGATCTTGGAGGAGTTATGGACATGATAAGAAGAGCAAGCATTATCCTTAGCCAAAAGGTTGACATcttagaaagagagagaggaagaAGAGGTCAGAAATGGTGCATCCAAACAGAGCTTGGTGCCTAGTGCAATATATAGAACAAAAAAGATAATGAAAAGAATTCTATCGagatttgaaaattttactaaacTAAATGGTAGTGTAAGAATCTCCTTGTGTGTATTGTTACAGTAGGTAGCACATGCAGGATGAGCAGGTTAATGCGTTCCACATAAGTTAATTAATATCCTAATAAAGGAAAGCTAATGCCCTGTAAAACTTTATTGGAAAGGATATGGGCACCACTTACATTATGTTCTAAATCTACAGCAGCAAATTCTTAGCCCTGAAGTCTCAATTTGTGGCCACTTCCCATCATGCATTCAAAAATACCCATGTTCTATAGGCGCCTGCCTTTGCTAGGTAATGTGGCATATTCCATCAACATTTTCTCCAGTCAGAAACTGTAGATCATATCTAAGATTTTGAAATTCATTAACATACAATACTAAACAGCAAAGGAAAATTTTATCACTGCACTGAACAATAGAGTGCCCTAAAATACTTCCAGCCAAAGTGGCTTCATGGTGCCAGTGATGTGTATAGGACTACTTGCTAATCAAAACTCCAGATTAAAACGGCAGAAAGAGTGTAGATCACTTGGATTGGACTGAATCTATTTAAGCAACTTGATACTTATTTtgtgtaaaataataatgtatgTTACAATTTATATACAATGAAGAAAATTCTTGTTACAACGAACTGAACCTTCATTACATTCTGAACAACAATAGCATATATTTGTGCCATTATCTTCTGTAAATCATACAAACAATAAGAATGCATTTTAATTTACAACGCCTTTCAGCTAAGAAGGGACTACTGGTACACCTTCCCATTTTCAAGTTTGTACAAATGGGAAACTCCTTTGACATGCTGAACCGCTGCTGCCCGCTTTCCACACATTgtcttgtttatttatttcaatcttCTCTTCATAAGAAGATAAATGTTAGTGTCACAATTGACATACGATTCCAATTAGCTTAATCTTTCATTCTTTCACCCCCAGGTAACTCGGGCACATATTTGATCCACAAGTCAACAGAAGATTAAAGATTGAATTCATCATCTCACCCGCATTCAGACAAAGATCATATCTAACAACTTATCATCTGCCTACTCTGTTAAGAATGAAGCCaataaattgaaaagataAGAATTGAGAGAACAAACTTAGGGCTCTGTGCAGAAAGCCTCAGAGCTAGTCATTATCTTCTTCAACTGATCACTGGGTGAGGAACTGATGACAACAAACTGGCAACAAGCATTTGAATGTGCTTCCTGGGTCAACACATACTTGAAGCCACTAGTCTGCAGGGCTAAACATTCCTGACACATgcataattcattttttagaaatagaCTAACATGCTTGTAAAGTATAAATTAGGGTAAGGTTTAGGGAAATAGTCAGGCTAGTTTCATTCATGACAAACTCGTCAACTTGATAAagaaacatttaaaaaaaaaaaaaaaaaaaacaaagcaaataatcaataaaataattttcccATGAATACGGAAGGCGATGAATACAGCAGTAAAGGGTTGCACAGAAGagaaaattaagcataaagaaggaaaaaattaaaattcatatgcAACTGCTGATTTGAAAACTATGAGTCAGAGTAATGCTGAATTTACCAGAGTTGGAATGATGAAAAACATGTGTGATGAGCCATCCGCAACCTCATAGAGATAGGGCACGTTGTTAGTCAGCCAACCAGTTGAAGTAAATTCAGCACAGATCAACCAGTTGGCTGGAAGACAGATAGGCAACAACTGACATCTAAATGGACTATATCAACCAGACTCAAAAAAGGGAGCCACCGCGTTGTACAGCTGCTCTTCTTCAAATGGCTTTGATACAAAATCATCCATCCCGCACTTCCTGCATTCCTCGTTTGTTGCCTGAATCACATCAGCTGTCATTGCCAATATTGGTGTGTGCCAATATGCCACATTTCCAAACATCTCCATCGATACTTCCCCAGATGCAATTTGCTCATTAAATTGCCTTTCCCTAGCCCGAATTTGCCGGGTAGCTTCAAAGCTGCACAAAATGCAGAGAGATAATGAACTTCATAATTCTTACAGTAGGGATAAGAATACCCAGAGTAAAAGAGAAGGTAAATATTTATAAGGAAACTCATTCAGATgctataaagaaaaatagattaCCCATCCAATTCTGGCATATGGCGATCCATGAAACAAGCATCAAAAGTGTGTGGTGGTTTTAGGAGTTCTAAGGCCTCTTTGCCACTCTCTACACAGGTAACAATTGCTCCATATTTCTTTAGAGCTCCTTCTGCTACTCTCCTGTTTACTTTATTGTCATCAACCACCAAAATTCTCTTCTCTCTCAGTAGATTCTGAAGAGTCGAAGGTTTCCTCCTATTTACTTGACTCTTCTTGCCACTTCCAATCGCTTCTTGGAAGCAAGAAAATAAGACACTTAATCTAAGGGGCTTCATAATTATGTTATCAACTAAACCAGCTGATAAGAGTTCACGGCGTTCTTCAGGGTTGATGGTGGTAGCCAAGAGAAAAATCTTTGGAAGGTCTATTATCATTTCTGTCCCACCATTTTGTTTGGACTCTTTCAATAGCTGACGGAAAGCAAATCCAGTTTCATTATGCCAAGCATCTTTGTCAATGAGAACCAGACCAAAATCTGCTGGAGCACTGTAAAAACAATTAACAAATTAGCAATAATAAACAGAATGGTAATGTAGTATAATAAAGTTTCAAGGTTACATTATCTTTACGATCCTACTTTTTTAGAAGTCAATAATGTTGCATGCAGAAACCATATAAAAATGGGCTGGAACTTATCTTGCATAATTCCAATTTGATTATAGCAAGGCCCAGTATACTCCACatatattatttcatattctTATACTTCTCCCATGCATGGATGGCAGCCTATTCCACTTATATATCCATTATATTGTTGAGGCCACTTTATAGCCTTATAGGTTTATACTTTTCCCACGCATGGATGGCAACCTGCTCAGGCCCCAGGCCCCTCACATATATATAGGTCTACTCTTGAGGCCCTAGGTAAACAaataggtctagactcctttGCTAGCCTAAGCTCCAGGTCTTGAGGCCATTTTATAGTCTTAAACTTTTTCCATTTGGGATTCTATTTCCCAACCTTTCTTAGTGTAgagataaagataataattttccTAGTGATGATCACATGAATGGCATTGGATcataaaattggtattttGATAACCAAGAGATGTAAGAGGGTTGAATCATTTCagtattttaaattcaagTGAATCTCTACCTTTTGTACAAGTTCACATCTCAAAAGTATACCTGGTGTGACGTCCTCCAGATTGATAAGAACATGCAGATTTCAGGCTGGAAGCCATATCCGCAGTTATTCCCAACCTCTGAAGATGATATCTAGTGACCTCAGCTCGAATGCTTCTTTTATCAATCACCAATGCTCTCCAACCTTGAAGCTCCAAACCAGTTGGATCATAAGGCTGCCACTTTGTATCCAGAGATctcaagtctccttttctgaAAGAGGCAGTGAATGAGAAGGTGCTGCCAGTGCCAGGTTCACTAACAAATCCTATCTCACCACCCATGAGATCCACCAGACATTTGCTGATGCTCAATCCTATTCCAGTCCCACCATAAGTACGTGAGGTGGAACTGTCTGCCTGCATAAATGGTGAAAAAATGCGGCTATGTGCATCTAGAGGTATTCCCACTCCTGTATCTTCAACTGTAACAAGTAGTCTAATCATTTCAGATTCTTCCATTGTATCTTTGCTATTCAACCTTTTAAAGTTTGCCCAACTTTTCCATCTGTCAACCACAGGACATCCACTTAATGTATTATCAATCTCGTTTTGCATGTCTTGAACTAAGTTCAAACCTTGTTTCAGCACTGCATCCCTAACATTAAGTGTGCTTCTTACTTCATCTGCCAGATGAACTGAGACAAATATATGCCCTTTGTCGCGTGTGAACTGAAATTGAAACATGTAAAATATCAGTCAAACTACATGCAGCCACAGAATCTTCATATAAGATGCAACACTGCATAGACCACAAGTTTTAGTACAACCATTTAGACGGCCTTGTTTCCAGCATAGGTTTGAGGAATGGGAAATGATGAAGCTGTCAACCTAACACTATTCATATATGATAATGTAGTCTGTCAACCTAACACTATTCACATGTTGCAATATAGCTTATAAGCATAGAttctcaataaaaaaatataagc
The sequence above is drawn from the Ricinus communis isolate WT05 ecotype wild-type chromosome 7, ASM1957865v1, whole genome shotgun sequence genome and encodes:
- the LOC8273558 gene encoding glucan endo-1,3-beta-glucosidase 1; translated protein: MSTFWLRIMLALLIMSITPPRSDGQLEQWCIADEQTPDGELQMALDWACGRGGADCSMIQVNKPCYFPNTVRDHASYAFNSYFQKFKHKSGSCYFKGAAMITELDPSHNSCHYEFFP